The Paenibacillus sp. G2S3 region ACGTCTAAACAATGAAAGTGTTTACAGGAAGAAATAGACGTATAAGGAGAGATGCTGCCTGCCTGACTTTCTCTATGTTGTAAAACTATTATATGTGAAAGACAGAAGAAACTCACTTTTATATTTTATCACTAACCTATTGAGTGCCCCAATCCTTTTTGCAGAATTGTTCACAACGAAATATGTGGTTGACCTCATTCAGAACTTCAATTCTAACACCTATCAACATATCTTGTTATTAGTAAGTTTGCTTATGGTAATGTTATATCTCGCGGGCCTTAATAGTTCTCTTCGAGCCATTTCTTTAACCAATTTAACATCCACTAGTATATATGAACTAGAGAATAGTATTTTGGAAAAGACATCTAAATTATCTACGGTACTTTTGGAAGACCCTGCTACAAAAACTAAAAGAGAAAAAGCAAAACGACTTTCCTTAATTGATCTATTAGACCAATGGACGGGGGTGACAGTCCACCTAATAACATTAGTTGCACTAATGGTTGTCTTATCTGTTTATGGCTTCTATATGTTGGCGTTGATTATTTTAGGGGTGCAGATTCTACAGCTTTATCTTATGAAGCGAATGTCTCAGAAAGTAGAATCCATTTCAGCGAATCAAACCTCCTCTGTGCGAATGAACAACTATTTGGTTGATTTGTTGGTTAATAGAAATACCATTCCAGAAGTAAGAATGTACAGAATGTCCTCCTATTTGTTTTCCTCAATGAAAGAGAGCTTTACTAGTAACTTCTAACAAATGCACCGTAAGGTTATTTATTCTGAAACCCTCAACTTCTCCCAAAGCTTAATCATGATCTTATTAAATGGGACTACGATTGCCATTCTAGCAATTACGATCAGAAGTAGCGGACAGAGTGCTGGGCTTTTTGTGTTATTACTTCAGATATCCAGTCAATTATTCATCGTTATTCCTGCATTAACAAGAGTTTACGCTGACTTAGCTAAGAGTCGTTTACGGTACGAGGATTATACGTCTTATTTAGATTTGGAAGAGCAAGTGCTTAGGGATCAGGAGGTGAATTCCAATAGGAACACCGATCCGATGAAGGTCCAAGTTCATCAGCTGTTTTTTAGATATCCGACCAACGCTAAGAACACTCTGAGTAATATAAACATGACTATTCATCCAGGTGAACGAATTGCTTTTGTAGGTGAGAATGGCTCGGGTAAATCTACGCTTGTTAAGTTGATCTTAGGGTTGTATCCTGCAACAGCTGGAAGCATCCAGTGGTTTAAAGGTGAGAATGAAGTCTTAGCGCATAACGTGACACAGGATACCAGAGTTGTTTTTCAGGATTTCATTAAGTTACAAAGACCAATTAGAGAAAACATTGCATTAGGTAATATGGCTACAATTCATGACGATTCAAGATTATTAGCCGTGATGAAAAAAGCAGAAGCTGATAATTATGGTGTTGCGTTGGATACCTTAGTAGGTCCTCAGTTTGGAGGGATAGATTTGTCTGGGGGACAGTGGCAAAGACTTGCGATTGCACGAGCCTATCTCAATGACGGCGTTCTTATGATTTTTGATGAGCCGACTGCTGCCCTAGATCCTTATGCGGAACAACAGGCGTTTGAAACTTTTATGAAATTAGGAGAACAGCAGACTTCCATTATAGTGACTCATCGGCTGTATATGTCCAAATTCGTCGATAGAATTTTTCTATTTGAGCATGGAGAAATCGTTGAAAGTGGAACGCATGAAGAATTAATGAGGGTGGATGGTAAATACAAAAAGATGTTTAATCGCCAGTCCTCTTTATATGTATGAGAAAGGAGAAATCCATGCTGAAGTCTGACATCACTAATCTTGTAATGATACTCGTGAGAATGGTTAGAAAAAGTCCGATGATCTCAACAATCACTATCATAGTCCCTATAATCAGTGGATTATTAACTTTTTATTCTTACACTCTCCAAGTGAATATCATTAATGCTGTGGCTGATGGCGTCATGAGCTTTCTCCCTATTTTATGGTTTGTTTTGATTCATACTGTACAGGCTTTTTCATTGAATATAACCAACATGATGAAGAATCGAATGAATGCGGAACTAACCCTCGCTTTTCAATCCGAACTGATAGATATTGCAAACCGGGTTGATTTTGAGGATTTTGATGATGAA contains the following coding sequences:
- a CDS encoding ABC transporter ATP-binding protein, with the protein product MHRKVIYSETLNFSQSLIMILLNGTTIAILAITIRSSGQSAGLFVLLLQISSQLFIVIPALTRVYADLAKSRLRYEDYTSYLDLEEQVLRDQEVNSNRNTDPMKVQVHQLFFRYPTNAKNTLSNINMTIHPGERIAFVGENGSGKSTLVKLILGLYPATAGSIQWFKGENEVLAHNVTQDTRVVFQDFIKLQRPIRENIALGNMATIHDDSRLLAVMKKAEADNYGVALDTLVGPQFGGIDLSGGQWQRLAIARAYLNDGVLMIFDEPTAALDPYAEQQAFETFMKLGEQQTSIIVTHRLYMSKFVDRIFLFEHGEIVESGTHEELMRVDGKYKKMFNRQSSLYV